In Fusobacteria bacterium ZRK30, the DNA window AACGGGAATGGAAGTGTGAATCCATTTCATAGTTCCAGTGCCAGCCTTCCTTCGGGACACGGAATTGTCTCTGTTGCAGAGGCGGTTTTTTTATTAGAGAAATAGTCACCTTACGTGAAAATATTTCCGGCAAAAGTATTGTTAATCATATAGAGAAAGAATTGGGCATTTTAAATATTGATCTAGAAATAGATGAAAATCAAGAATATAAATTTTATGAATTGGAACTAACTCCCCTCCCTTCATATCTCCATAAATTTTTTAATCTAATAAGACACTTTATCGGTGGGAGTTTAATTATATATGAGATGGAATAATAAAACTAAAAAGGCTTTTAGAAGATTTCTTCTAAAAGCCTTTTTAGTTTTAAGAATCAAGATTTAGATGTAAATATAAAAATTGCTACGCTATCTTAATAATTAAAATTGAAGTAAAAATAATTACGGCAAGTCCAAACTCGAAGTAAAATAATCTGGCAACTTTTCCTCCAAAAATATTAACCGCTCTTCTCTGATGGGGTAAATTAAAAAATTTGTCATCATTTTTATAAGCTGATAAGCAGAGATAAACTCCTATTAATGCTGTTATAAATAAAATAATAATTATTTTTCCTATTTGTAACCTCCTTTATTAATAAATATAGTTCTTCTGTATCCTATAATTGATCATATTATAGATCTTTTTAATTATATATATCCATATATTTAAAAATGATTTTAATGGCATCCTCTCTCATATCTCTCTTTAAGTGCCTGTTTTTATCTACAGAACTTGTTATGAGATTAACCTTACTCCAGTCTTCATCCGTGAAAATTTGACCCATTATTAATCCATAAATAATATTTATAGTATAACTATACCCTTTTTTCTTTACTGCAATTTCTGCTAATAAAACAGAATCTTTAACATTAAAATAATCATCCATAGACTTTAAATAAGCCAGTGAGATAAGTGTATCTCCCGAAGCTTTAGAAACAAGTTCACTAAAATCTTTATAAGAATATTTCACCATAAGATATTTTAAAAATAAACTATAATTATTTTGATTTTTATTATCCCATCCCAATTCATTGATTAGTGCAACTTTTACATCGATAGGATTATTATGGTTATCTAAATACTCGATTAATTCTCCTGTCAAATATGTAGCTTTTGATGCCCTTTGAACTATAAAAATATCTTCATAAGCTTCACTAAAATTAGTGGAAGTTATAGGGCTGTCTGCTAAAATAATATTATTAAACCCTAAAAATATTATGATTATTAACATAAAATTCTTCATTATTTGATTCCCCTATCCTTTAATTTTATTTATTTTATCGACACCTGTCTTTATTCATAAATCAAATTTCTAAAAAATTCATTGACGGCAGCGTCTATATCGATGTCTTTAAGTTCTTCTACCTTTTTACCCATCTCATATTTAGAGTGTGCTATCAAATTTCCATCCTGATCATATTCTTTATATGTTCCATGCCATTTTCCCTGGTCAAAATTTATCTCCTGATAGACCTTGCCCGAGCTGTAGTTCAGCATTGCTCCACTTAATTTATTGTTTTTATAATTACCGGTTTCTATAATATTTTCTCCCAAGGTAAACAATTCATTTTTCCCTTCCCTTACAATATTAGAGGGGAATTTTCCCTCTGTCATATAACCTTCAAAAATTTCACGGATCCAATAATATCTGCTTCTATCTTTTTTTACTGCCATGAAGAAAATATCTTTATCTCCCAGGCTTTTTTTATAGATTCTTGCTCTATAGGCATTGACGTTTTTACTATTTTTTAGCAGATAAGCATGGGAAAAAGCTATCTGTCCATAACCCTTTAATTCCCCCAGATACTCCAACTCATCCCACTCAGTAGATTCATAGAGGCTTTTAGGCTGACTGTGTTTATACGAGTCGATCTTTATCCTTGCACCATCATTTTTTGTTAGATAAATCATTTTTCCATCCCGATTATATTCCTCTATTCTATATTTTCCTCCGCTGCTTCTGGTACTTTTTTTTATGACTGTGGGACCTGAATACTCCTGGGTTAGATGGCTTCCATCTCCATTATAAACAGTTTCTTCTGTCAATTCCTTACTCTCCTGATTGTAGGTCCGACTTTCCTTCAATTTCCCTTGTACATATAGCTCTTTCACTGTACCATCTTCCCTGATCCATAATCCTTCTTTCAAGTCATTGACGAATTTTCCCTTATAGCCATTGAGCCACCATTCTCCGATTTTCTCTCCCATATCATACCTTCCATAGGTATGATACATCCTTCCGCTGGTCTCCCAGTTTCCATGTTTTATATCGTTGGTATAGGAGCCTTCCTCATAGCCGTTACCATATGAGGATCTATATTTCCCCTGTTTCACATAATATGGAGGCTGATCTATCTCTCGGCCTTCAAATACCGATGACAATGAAAAAGATTCGACTTTTTCAAACTTTCCATAGATATTATTTCTATATCTTCTGAGATAATAATCTGCTTTATCAGAAGATTTTACCTTATTTCCTTTGTGATCATAATAACCTAAAAATTCACCCTTTAAAAAATCAAGCTCCCTATAGAAACTGTCTTTATCTATAGACCAAAATTCCAGGCTGCCATAATCTAGCGGAATTATCCCTTTTAGTTCTTTTTTTACCATAGAAGCATTTAAATTTTTAGCGTTTTTAAAGTGGTTATTTAAAACTTTATTCAACCTGTTTAAACTTCCAAAAAAATAGGAGAAACGATCGTAGTTAACACCATATGAGAAGATCTCATATTTATCTCTGTATTTGGTAATCATAAATATTTCTTTGAGACTATCTCCGCTGATTTCATGGAAAAATACACTTAAAATCTCCCTCTCTTCCTCAAAGGAATCTATGTGATTTTTTCTGCCATTATTGTCATAGATGAAAACCATATATCTGCCATCTTTTTTTTCAAATCGAAGTTCACTCTCATCAATTTCTATCATATCTCCAAGAAAGGAATCTTCTTTATCTTCCTGAAGATACTTCAAAGAAATATTGGGATGAACTTCCCCGAATATGCTAAATGACCACAAGATCATTATTATCAGTAATTTTTTCACTATTCTTCCTCCTAATATCTAAAATAATCTGCAACTAAATCCCTGATCCTCCTGGATTTGTCATCTTCAAATTGTTTTATATATCCTCTGAAATATCTGTTATTCTTTAAAACATTGACGGCTTCCAATCTTTTTTTATCTGGATAGGATTTTATTATCCCGACTATATCGAGTTTTTGGATCAATAACCTTATAGATTCAGGATTTTCATCTTCGATAAATTCGTTTAGTATAGGCTTCAATGGAAGGTCAAGGTCTGCTATCTGGTCTATAACTTCCTTTAAGAGAGTATCATCATATCTTCTTGAAAAGATCACCTTATAAATATCGGCCTTGGTTCTAAGATAAAAATTTAAAAATCTTTTTCTTAATTCACTATCCATATCTAAAAATGCATCTGCAATGGTATAGTTACCTCTTGTTTCAAAAAAATAATCCTCCTTCATAAAATCTATATGAGGTTTTACCCCTTCAAAATCAGATCTTCCTTGAAAGTATCTCTCTAGATCTTTGGATATTTGAGATTTTTTTAGTTCTATCGATTGATTATTACACTCTTTTTCAGAAACAATCACAATATTTAGGAGTGTAAATTCTTTGAGAGTATCAAATAAAATTTTTGTAATAAAATCTAATTGAGGGTGGATTTCTTTGAGGAGTTTATAGTATGCAAATCGGATCTCTTCATATAGGTAGGAAAGAACCTCTTCTAGTAGTTCCCTATTCTCTCTGACTAATCTATCTATAAAATCTTGTTGACTCTGCTTACTGTATTCTTCATTGTAAAAATAACCTTGCCAGGCCAGTATGTGGGTTTTACCTATTCCGACCTTTTTAAGTTTGTCTACAAAGGAATCCATCCCACCAAAAATCTCATCGCTTTTATATCTATCTCTATATAATTTACTTATGGCGTTAATACCTTTTACAGGGTTTCCATCCATAAAGAAGTTGAGGATGAGTCTGTACTGCGCCTTTAACTCTACCCCTTCTTCAGTTAAAATATATATAGATTGGAGTATCTTCTGCCCTGCTTCCCAGCTTTCATAGATATCAAAATTTGATCCGGCAAAGTTATTGTCTTCATCTTTTTTCAATATTTTTTCATATTTGTCCCATGGATTTTTCCCCCCGTTTTCTATTCCTTCCTGGATCTCAGACCAGACCTCTTTATCATAGTTATAATTTAAGTTTTCTTCTAAACCTTCTAAAAATATTTTTATTAAATTATCTTCTAGAAGACCCTTACTAAATTTAGTCAATGGATTATCTCTATTTTTTCTAAGATCTGTTCTAAGGATCTCGGCTAATAAAATTAGTGATTTAGCAGCCTTCTTAGGCTTTAATATAATCTTTGAACTATTTTCTGTATCTTCAAATAAATTTTCTACCTTTATTTTATCGATTACTCTCCCTTCTAAAATTTCTTCAAAGGCTGTAATAACTAACTGCTCATTATTTTCTCTGGTCTTTTCTATTAGATTAGTTACTGCTAAAATTTCATTTCTAAAGGGTGTTTTGGATCTTTTTATATAATTTTTTATATTCTTTTTTAACAATAGTTCTATAGGAACAGGGTATCTTTCTTCCAAGGTTTCGTTATCTGCAACTTCATATTCATTGATTAATTCGTCGATAAAACTCTCCTCAAAGGGTCTTCTGTCGAATAATTCAAATAAAAAATCAGTGAGCCTGAGGATGATATCGCCATATACCTGGGTATAGGTATACATAAATTTAGTGAATATTATTTTTGTGAAATGATCCAAATTTTCCCATAAATCTTTTGTATTTTGGCACCAGCTGGGGATATATTTTTTTACAGGATAGTCAGAATTATGGATAAGCTCGTATAGATCCTCACTATATAGATTATTTATTGACCTTAGGATATCTCTGTCTCCGTCAGAGATAATATAGTTCCAAATCTCCACACCAAATTTAAACTCATTTATTATAAAGTTTTCCCAGGCTATTATTGGATTGATACTGTTTTTTTTTGTTATCTCTTTCCTCTTTGTTACATAAATTAGTGGTTTGTCTGTAATCTCTAAGATCTCTGCCTCTAAGGCACCAGCTTCTATATCCCCGTTGTCATAGACAAAAAAATCAGAAAAATTAGTAGTTTCGCCATCTTCATAGGTTTCATAATCAAATCTATCACTGATTAAACACAGATAAAATTCATCCACTGGGTGCTCCACCTCGGCATCACTATGTTGTGGTAAAAATGGATATTCCCTAAATCGTTCCTTTAAGGTTTCTTTAAACCATTCATATTCATCTTTATTTTTCCTAAACCAAATGGTCATATTATTAAAAATTTGATTTCTTATTTCATAGTTGTCTGAATAACAAAAGAGTTTTAGGGTATCTCTGGATATATCCATGTTCATAGTTAAATCTTGTATTGCGTGGATTGCAAATGGCGCATGTTCATCGTCCCAATAGGGAATTAGATAAAGACCGAGTAAATAGGTATACTCTGGGTATAATCTGGCAAACCCATAGATACTTCCCAATCCAAGAAGGTTATTATCATCATCACTCCACAGGTCACTTGTGTCATTGACTTCCCTAGCGTAATCAATTATCTCATTGAAGACTCCTAGGATAGGTTCTTTTAACTCATCATACTCCATAGCTATAGCAAAAAATATCTCCTCATTGGTAGTTCCCCCATAGGAATACATCCAATATCCCTCAAAGGCCTTGAGAATCTTTTCAGAGCTTATCGTTTCTACTCCTAATTTGCTGCCATCTATTCCTATAAAAGATAGGTTTAGAACACCTCCGTATTCACCACTGTTTATAGCTTCTCTATTTTTTATTGTTCTTGCATATTCTATCAGTGCATCTTTAATACTGGCTATATCATCTATATCTACTTGAATTTCTATCATAAGGTCTCCTATTATATTTAATTATCATTAATTTTTACATTACCATAACAGGGATAGTCTGTTCATATAGTTCCTTCCCGTTGTGTGTAACTGTAAACTTCCAATGCCCTTCAAATAATTCCCCTTCCTCTGCCACAAAACAAGAACTATTGTTTCTTCCTTTGAAAGCTATATCCGGCCACCTATCTGTATGGACCACCCTTCCCTCAAAATCTTTCACCTCTACACCTACAAATATATTGAGGGTTTGAGAGTTGTCTTTAAATAAGTTGTCAGCCAGGGTATAGACACAACCTATATAGCTGCCTATCTCAGCTTTCCTATTAAGTTTAGGAGGAGTCAGACTGATATTTACACCTGCTATGAAATCACTGGCAAACCCAAAGATTCCGTAGGATTTAACCCATGCTCTTGGTTTTTTCTCCTGGTGTTTTTCAATGATATCCTTCATCATATCTGAGTATGGGGGAATCAGGCTGGAGTCCCAGCTTTCTTGGAGGAAACCCTTAAATAATTTCGTCCAATTTGGATAGGTTCCGGCAACAGCATATAAGATATCCAGTCCAAAGGTATAACCGGTTTCCACAAATAGATAATTAGGAGATTGAACACTTTGAGCTATTTTTACTATCTCCCACCCTACATCACTGGCCCGGTCTTCCATATTCAGCTCTATTAATTTCAGTACAAATATAAATTCTAAACCGTGAACCTTCCAATGTTTGGAATAATCGTTATATAGATCTCTGTTTTCCAGGTGAGAAATATCCAGTAATTTTCCTGTGCTTGTCTCTATTTTTATTTTAAATTCTTTAAAACTTTTTTTTCTAAAGGTTCTTATGAGAGTTATTAACTCTATAGCAGCTTTCCTATACCTGTCAATTTCATTTTTCTCCATGTCTAGAACTATCTTATACATACTGCCTCCTAGTAGATCGATACAGTTAAAATAAATATGATCTTTCATAATTTTTAATGTTATTTTGTTATTTTATATGGACCTTTTAATTAGATCTCTTTTATTTTAATTATTTCTTTCCATATTTTTTCTTGCAGCTTTTACCCACTGGATTTTTTCTAAGATTTCAGGGATCTCTATCCGATCCATTAATTCTTTTGTATTATCTATCTCTAATTCATCTTCTATAAGCTGTTTTACATGTTCATTTCTCTCCCCTATAAAGGTTTCCACATAGGTCTTAAGATCAGACTCATCACTCTTTAGGTGGTTATCAAATATTCTGGCACTAAAATTTTCCATAAATAATTTATAGTTAGTTTCATCCTCTATTATTGCTCCTGCTAACTCTTCTCCAAGTTCTTCGTATTCCTCTTCAAATAGTTCAACTATGCAATGACTGGCAAAAAGGTGGGAAAACAATTTCAATGAATTCATATCTTTATCCATTTTTTGAATAGTTTCCCTACCTAGTTCTAAATACCAGTGGTCCTTCACTGCGAGTGGCATCTCATTCACTATAGTACCAAGATAATATGAATACTCTGGGTAGAGGTTAGATAATACATAAAATGGAGTTTCATGTATATAGATAAACTCATTTTCATACATATCAGACAGCTCTTCATCTGATATAATTATATCTAGTATCTCCAAGATCTTTTCCTTCCCGCCATCTATCTCTCCCAGAGCGAATAAATATGTCAGATAGCTCTCATTTATATCCTCTTCATAAAATTCAAAATCTAATTCTTTCTCTATGTCTTCCAGAGCCCATTCTACAAATTCATCCTGGACTTCATGACCAAATTGAAGGATGAAACCTTCTACTTCCTCATTATACTCACTTATTTTTTTTACACTTTCTTTATCCTTTAACATATCTATTATGAGATCTGCCGTTTTTAATAACTCCTCTTCGTTTTTTATATCTACAACTACTCTGTTTTCTTCCAATATTTTTTTCATAACTCCTCCACCCCTATATTTATCTAAGTATTTATGTCTTAATTTTTTTATTAATATTTGAAATTTTATTTAATTATTCCTCATACTTCTTTATGGTACCGTCTCTGTATTCCAAGAGAATGTTCTGACTGTCTATGGAAAAACATATCTCTAAATCTTTTATCTCTCCTAATTTTTTTAAAAAATTATAGTGTTTAGTTTCTTTTAATTTTTCTTTTAGAGTCCCAGGAGTAGAAGCTATCATATACATTGCTCTGGCACTATCGCTGAGGGTTTTATACTTTAATCTTTTAATTGTTTCCCCTGCACATAGGGAATCGTCCAAAGAAAATTCACCGTTGGTTCCAGCACAAACTATTACTAAATCTTCACCTATTTCATCTATTTTTTTACAGAGTAGATCGAGGTTTAAATAACTCCCTATCAATATTTTCTTTCCATAACTGCTGTTAACCAGTGCATTTGTACCATTTGAAGTGGTCATACAGATAACTTTTCCACAAACTATTTCTGATTTATATTCCAAAGGAGAATTCCCCAGATCAAAACCATCTATCTTAGTTCCCTTTCTCTCTCCACATCTCAAGACCCCTTTGAGATCTTTGGTATAGGAGATTAATTTATCGATCTCCTTAAACGGTCTTATTTCCCTGGCTCCATTTTTCATGGCTGTAAGCATAACACTGGTAGCTCTTAAAACGTCAATCACCACAACTATTTTTCCTTCGACTCTATCTTTTGTTACTTCATTGGCAGAAAATATTACGTCTATATTCATAGTTAACTCCTT includes these proteins:
- a CDS encoding 2-phosphosulfolactate phosphatase — translated: MNIDVIFSANEVTKDRVEGKIVVVIDVLRATSVMLTAMKNGAREIRPFKEIDKLISYTKDLKGVLRCGERKGTKIDGFDLGNSPLEYKSEIVCGKVICMTTSNGTNALVNSSYGKKILIGSYLNLDLLCKKIDEIGEDLVIVCAGTNGEFSLDDSLCAGETIKRLKYKTLSDSARAMYMIASTPGTLKEKLKETKHYNFLKKLGEIKDLEICFSIDSQNILLEYRDGTIKKYEE